Proteins encoded by one window of Bradyrhizobium sp. B097:
- a CDS encoding HWE histidine kinase domain-containing protein, with translation MVRLGFIVALIALIGVLLSGLAAYRVHDQELAIDGIALARAIDVHASLVQDRLTERELLARVASGLFRTPSMVKANMLQPLRSAIYAFKTDFVVAAWIARLKPNELTAAEAELKAAGFTNPSIRDFDDQALDIKALDKPINVLMDVEPRNPETLSIPGRAFDRHSVVGPMLARAMENAKPVASDPVPLLRQNGPVGVVLAAPVFQEGGSEPAGFITFSYELSSLMLTNDDSSLFAVALKDPRDSNDEFTANEQGIVTSRAVRQDGPVPSMVRTVTFGGRDWSLDYYAKSNATVRAQQTATIVAAIGLALTGIVCGLFGYVAYNNLRLSREIEVRIGFERRLTAVIDELNHRVKNILAVIQSIVTRTLRHGADIDVARELLIGRIHAMSNVVTLLSESQWQGVKLKGLFESRAIPHADRIAVNGPDITVSARAAQSLSLLFFELASHSDEGLSLVGKHPHIVANWEVAGEDADSVFHFRWEEFNTSQATRRADSDFGLILLDRVAPEALGGTAKRYFTDVSYVYELTAPMDTVVDMTERDRTEQLSAPVRPAKR, from the coding sequence GTGGTTCGACTGGGCTTCATCGTTGCATTGATTGCGCTGATCGGGGTTCTGCTCTCCGGTCTTGCGGCCTATCGGGTGCACGATCAGGAGCTCGCAATCGACGGTATCGCACTGGCGCGGGCGATCGACGTCCATGCCAGCCTGGTGCAGGACCGCCTGACCGAGCGCGAGCTGCTGGCGCGGGTGGCCTCGGGACTGTTCCGGACCCCGTCGATGGTCAAGGCCAATATGCTGCAGCCGCTGCGCTCGGCGATCTACGCCTTCAAGACCGATTTCGTCGTCGCCGCCTGGATCGCGCGGCTCAAGCCGAACGAGCTGACCGCGGCCGAGGCGGAGCTGAAGGCCGCCGGCTTCACCAATCCCTCGATCCGCGATTTCGACGACCAGGCGCTCGACATCAAGGCGCTCGACAAGCCGATCAACGTGCTGATGGATGTCGAGCCGCGCAATCCGGAAACCCTGAGCATCCCGGGCCGCGCCTTCGACCGCCACTCGGTGGTCGGTCCGATGCTGGCGCGGGCAATGGAGAACGCCAAGCCCGTGGCCTCGGACCCGGTGCCGCTGCTGCGGCAGAACGGCCCGGTCGGGGTCGTGCTCGCTGCGCCGGTGTTTCAGGAGGGGGGGTCCGAGCCGGCCGGCTTCATCACCTTTTCCTATGAGCTGTCGTCGCTGATGCTGACCAACGACGATTCCTCGCTGTTTGCAGTGGCGTTGAAGGACCCGCGTGATTCCAATGACGAGTTCACCGCCAACGAGCAGGGCATCGTCACCTCGCGCGCGGTGCGCCAGGACGGTCCGGTGCCGTCGATGGTCCGCACGGTGACGTTCGGCGGCCGGGACTGGTCGCTCGACTACTACGCCAAGAGCAACGCCACGGTGCGTGCACAGCAGACCGCGACCATCGTCGCGGCGATCGGCCTCGCGCTGACTGGCATCGTCTGCGGCCTGTTCGGCTATGTCGCCTACAACAATCTGCGCCTCAGCCGCGAGATCGAGGTTAGGATCGGCTTCGAGCGCCGGCTGACTGCGGTCATCGACGAGCTCAACCATCGGGTCAAGAACATCCTCGCGGTGATCCAGTCGATCGTGACCCGCACGCTGCGGCACGGCGCCGACATCGACGTCGCGCGCGAACTGTTGATCGGGCGCATCCACGCGATGTCGAATGTCGTCACGCTGCTCAGCGAGAGCCAGTGGCAAGGCGTCAAGCTGAAGGGCCTGTTCGAATCGCGCGCGATTCCGCATGCCGACCGGATCGCGGTGAACGGTCCCGACATCACCGTCAGCGCCCGCGCCGCGCAATCGCTGTCGCTGCTGTTTTTCGAGCTCGCCTCGCACTCCGACGAAGGGCTGTCGCTGGTCGGCAAGCATCCGCACATCGTCGCCAACTGGGAGGTCGCCGGCGAGGATGCGGACTCGGTCTTCCATTTCCGCTGGGAAGAGTTCAACACCAGCCAGGCGACGCGGCGGGCCGACAGTGATTTCGGCCTGATCCTGCTCGACCGTGTCGCGCCGGAGGCGCTGGGCGGCACCGCGAAGCGCTACTTCACCGACGTCTCCTATGTCTATGAGCTCACCGCGCCGATGGACACGGTGGTTGACATGACCGAGCGCGACCGCACCGAGCAGCTCTCCGCGCCGGTCCGTCCGGCAAAGAGGTAG
- a CDS encoding EAL domain-containing protein: MDSLLGNLKVKSGAAFRLATGGLSRLALTTGSIRTQILIFCLAMSAVAVALGGYSILGIRHAGDLVAKTFDESLMSINYARAAGADFASMRVASSQRLLTTDPEIHASLDSQIEKLAKTLSEDLTIAADRSQSSRAAQAAAKVQEAADAWMALHRRAIGSSLEENSAADPHAPGTTVGDVDRYSKIVSQQVELLVNYTAGDGFLFRQKALSTIKRDLQLNVAGLTVALFLSALFSWVLARRIIGPVAIASRAARSIAGGDLDATVPKGGTDELGTLLTAMETMRDNIRRMVDQEVSQRRSAQARLSDALETSHEGVVLLDADGQIALANSRASEFIRLSPQLLQSDRLDAPSLAPADSDFDGFASEAQLSDGRWLRVSRSETQEGGVVLVYSDISALKQQKAELHETNLRLDAALTHMSQGLCLYNSEARLQVANRRFCEIFDISPELVVPGMTMEDVLGLSVAADNHGDQTVADLLAERERSMAQHEGNYLQHLSDGRIIAIAQRPTSDGGWLVTCEDVTEQQRAESQIAFMARHDALTRLPNRTLLAERIELAVAQVGRGSGFAVFCLDLDNFKQVNDTLGHPVGDELLCAVADRLNACVREVDTVARLGGDEFAVIQCGVQAGEEAERLARRIVECVGAPYELNGHRVVVGCSVGISMSPVDGSTGEKLLKNADVALYRAKMEGRGTWRFFEPAMDASLQRRRAIELDLREAMAKDEFSLYYQPLYDLHLDRICGFEALLRWHHPKRGMVAPDQFIPIAEEIGLIGPLGEWVLNRACEQAVTWPSEMKLAVNVSAVQFRDPDFIDVAVNALTASKLSPRRLELEITESVFLANSSETLATLHKLKALGLRIALDDFGTGYSSLSYLRSFPFDKLKIDKSFVRDATATHGSKSIVRAVISLGRSLGMTTIAEGIETVEQLDHMRAEGCNEAQGFLFSHPVPVTEIAGKILELRNGFKPTAVKQAMAG, from the coding sequence ATGGATAGCCTATTAGGCAACCTCAAGGTCAAGAGCGGTGCAGCCTTCCGGCTCGCAACCGGCGGCCTGTCGCGTCTTGCCCTGACCACGGGCTCGATCCGCACCCAGATTCTGATTTTTTGCCTCGCGATGAGCGCCGTTGCCGTCGCGCTCGGCGGATACTCCATTCTTGGTATCCGCCATGCCGGCGATCTGGTGGCCAAGACGTTCGACGAATCCCTGATGTCGATTAATTACGCCCGCGCGGCCGGTGCGGACTTCGCCTCGATGCGGGTCGCGTCGTCGCAGCGTCTCTTGACCACAGATCCGGAAATTCACGCCAGCCTCGACAGCCAGATTGAAAAGCTCGCCAAGACGCTCTCGGAAGACTTGACGATCGCTGCCGACCGCTCGCAGTCCTCGCGGGCCGCGCAAGCCGCGGCAAAGGTTCAGGAAGCCGCCGACGCCTGGATGGCGCTGCATCGCCGGGCGATCGGATCGTCGCTCGAGGAGAATTCGGCGGCTGATCCGCATGCGCCGGGGACGACGGTCGGCGATGTCGATCGCTACTCCAAGATCGTCAGCCAGCAGGTCGAGCTCCTGGTCAACTATACCGCCGGCGACGGCTTTCTGTTCCGGCAAAAGGCGCTCTCGACGATCAAGCGGGATCTGCAGCTCAACGTCGCCGGGCTGACCGTCGCGCTGTTCCTGTCGGCGCTGTTCTCGTGGGTGTTGGCGCGCCGGATCATCGGGCCTGTCGCCATTGCATCGAGGGCCGCGCGGAGCATCGCCGGCGGCGACCTTGACGCGACCGTCCCCAAGGGCGGCACCGACGAGCTCGGCACGCTGCTGACCGCCATGGAAACCATGCGCGACAACATCAGGCGGATGGTCGATCAGGAGGTGTCGCAACGCCGCTCCGCGCAGGCGCGGCTTTCCGATGCGCTCGAAACGTCGCACGAAGGCGTCGTGCTGCTCGATGCGGATGGCCAGATCGCGCTGGCCAACTCGCGCGCCAGCGAATTCATCCGTCTCTCGCCGCAGCTTCTGCAGTCGGATCGGCTCGATGCGCCCAGCCTGGCGCCGGCCGACAGTGACTTCGATGGCTTCGCGAGCGAGGCGCAGCTTTCCGACGGGCGCTGGTTGCGTGTCAGTCGCAGCGAGACGCAGGAGGGCGGCGTCGTTCTTGTCTACAGCGACATCTCCGCGCTGAAGCAGCAGAAGGCCGAGCTGCATGAAACCAATCTGCGGCTCGACGCGGCGCTCACGCACATGTCGCAAGGGCTGTGCCTCTACAACAGCGAGGCGCGGCTGCAGGTCGCCAACCGCAGGTTCTGCGAGATCTTCGACATTTCGCCGGAGCTCGTCGTTCCCGGAATGACCATGGAGGACGTGCTCGGCCTCAGCGTCGCCGCCGACAATCACGGTGACCAGACCGTCGCCGACCTGCTGGCGGAACGCGAGCGATCGATGGCCCAGCACGAGGGCAACTATCTGCAGCATCTCAGCGATGGACGGATCATTGCCATCGCGCAACGGCCGACATCCGACGGCGGCTGGCTCGTCACCTGCGAGGATGTCACCGAACAGCAGCGGGCCGAGTCGCAGATCGCGTTCATGGCCCGGCACGATGCCCTGACCAGGCTGCCGAACCGGACGCTGCTGGCGGAACGGATCGAGCTGGCGGTCGCTCAGGTCGGCCGCGGATCCGGCTTCGCGGTATTCTGCCTCGATCTCGATAATTTCAAGCAGGTCAACGATACGCTCGGGCATCCGGTCGGCGACGAACTGCTGTGTGCGGTCGCCGACCGCCTCAATGCCTGCGTCCGCGAGGTCGACACCGTCGCGCGTTTGGGCGGCGACGAGTTCGCGGTCATTCAGTGTGGCGTCCAGGCCGGAGAGGAGGCCGAGCGCCTCGCTCGCCGCATCGTGGAATGCGTCGGTGCTCCGTACGAGCTGAACGGGCATCGCGTCGTGGTCGGATGCAGCGTCGGCATCTCGATGTCGCCGGTCGACGGCAGCACCGGAGAGAAGCTCCTGAAGAACGCCGACGTCGCCTTGTACCGCGCCAAGATGGAAGGCCGGGGTACCTGGCGCTTCTTCGAGCCCGCGATGGACGCCAGCCTGCAGCGGCGCCGGGCGATCGAGCTCGATCTCCGCGAGGCGATGGCCAAGGACGAGTTCTCGTTGTACTACCAGCCGCTTTACGATCTCCATCTCGACCGTATCTGCGGCTTCGAGGCGTTGCTGCGCTGGCATCACCCGAAGCGGGGAATGGTGGCGCCGGACCAGTTCATCCCGATCGCCGAAGAGATCGGCCTGATCGGCCCGTTGGGAGAATGGGTGCTCAATCGCGCCTGCGAGCAGGCCGTCACCTGGCCCAGCGAGATGAAGCTCGCGGTCAACGTCTCCGCGGTCCAGTTTCGCGACCCCGACTTCATCGACGTCGCCGTCAACGCGCTCACGGCGTCGAAATTGTCACCGCGCCGGCTGGAGCTCGAAATCACCGAATCCGTCTTCCTCGCGAACAGCAGCGAGACGCTTGCAACGCTGCACAAGCTGAAGGCGCTGGGACTGCGCATCGCCCTGGACGATTTCGGCACTGGTTATTCGTCGCTGAGCTATCTGCGCAGTTTTCCGTTCGACAAGCTCAAGATCGACAAATCCTTCGTGCGCGACGCGACCGCGACGCATGGATCGAAATCGATCGTGCGCGCCGTCATCAGTCTTGGCAGGAGCCTCGGCATGACCACGATCGCCGAAGGCATCGAGACCGTCGAGCAGCTGGACCACATGCGGGCCGAGGGCTGCAACGAGGCCCAGGGCTTCCTGTTCAGTCATCCGGTCCCGGTGACCGAGATCGCGGGCAAGATCCTCGAATTGAGAAACGGCTTCAAGCCGACTGCCGTCAAGCAGGCGATGGCGGGCTGA
- a CDS encoding methylamine utilization protein translates to MQSGLLRILRLGRSSRVPLVAAIVTGALAGAALGAAPYVISQKDREFKPAEISIKRGEILRFINDDGELLHHAYLSTDTFSFDSGDQQPGSKFDVTFSVPGDYTVLCGIHPKMKLAVHVAK, encoded by the coding sequence ATGCAATCAGGCTTGTTGCGCATCCTGCGCCTCGGCCGGTCCAGCCGCGTGCCTTTAGTGGCCGCGATTGTCACGGGAGCGCTAGCCGGCGCCGCTCTGGGTGCGGCGCCTTACGTCATTTCGCAGAAGGATCGCGAATTCAAGCCCGCAGAGATCTCGATCAAGCGCGGCGAGATTTTACGATTCATTAACGATGACGGCGAACTGCTTCATCACGCTTATTTGAGCACCGATACGTTCAGTTTCGACTCGGGCGACCAGCAGCCGGGCAGCAAGTTCGACGTCACCTTTTCTGTGCCCGGCGACTACACGGTGCTGTGCGGCATTCATCCGAAGATGAAGCTTGCCGTCCACGTCGCCAAATAG
- a CDS encoding cytochrome c peroxidase: protein MRLWVSLTLLAAVLPVGLSLALTPATAPHDPATIRASYRRPDVVPFPSSNPYSEAKSALGQMLFFDPLLSRSKTHSCASCHKPSLSWADGLPRAIGEDPKGLPIRSPTLIDVAFFEPLGWDGKFKDLESVAFGPILSPMNLNMTEPELIARLAAIPGYVDAFTHAFGDGAITRPRIEQSLATFERSIVAGEAPFDRWIKGDQSAISATAQRGFELFNGKGRCSSCHSGPSFSDGSFQDIGTAKGHDIGRGRYFPTSAKLKYAFKTPTLRDVARRAPYMHDGSVATLEDVIELYNKGGIERPSRSPDIKPLSLTAGEKKDLIAFLQSLTATAPPVAGIPKLPR from the coding sequence ATGAGGCTTTGGGTCAGCCTGACCTTGCTCGCGGCAGTTTTGCCTGTCGGGCTGTCGCTTGCCTTGACCCCGGCGACGGCGCCGCACGACCCTGCGACAATTCGTGCCAGCTATCGCCGGCCCGACGTCGTTCCCTTCCCGAGCAGTAATCCCTATTCGGAGGCGAAATCCGCGCTGGGGCAGATGTTGTTCTTCGATCCGCTGCTGTCGCGGTCCAAGACCCATTCCTGCGCGAGCTGCCACAAGCCGAGCCTGTCATGGGCCGACGGCCTGCCGCGCGCCATCGGTGAGGATCCGAAAGGCTTGCCGATCCGTTCGCCGACGCTGATCGATGTGGCCTTCTTCGAGCCGCTGGGATGGGACGGCAAGTTCAAGGATCTCGAATCCGTTGCGTTCGGGCCGATCCTGAGCCCGATGAACCTGAACATGACCGAGCCGGAATTGATCGCGCGTCTCGCGGCGATCCCCGGCTATGTCGACGCATTCACCCACGCGTTCGGCGACGGCGCGATCACGCGGCCGAGGATCGAGCAGTCGCTGGCGACCTTCGAGCGTTCCATCGTCGCAGGCGAAGCCCCGTTCGACCGCTGGATCAAGGGCGACCAGAGCGCGATCAGCGCAACGGCCCAGCGCGGCTTTGAGCTTTTCAACGGCAAGGGACGCTGTTCGTCCTGCCACAGCGGCCCATCCTTCTCCGACGGGTCCTTCCAGGATATCGGCACCGCCAAGGGCCACGACATCGGGCGCGGACGTTACTTTCCGACCTCGGCGAAGCTGAAATACGCGTTCAAGACCCCGACATTGCGCGATGTCGCGCGCCGTGCGCCCTACATGCACGACGGATCGGTCGCAACGCTGGAAGATGTCATCGAGCTCTACAACAAGGGCGGGATCGAACGGCCGAGCCGGTCGCCCGACATCAAGCCGTTGTCTCTGACGGCAGGCGAGAAGAAGGACCTCATCGCCTTCCTGCAATCCCTGACCGCTACGGCCCCGCCGGTGGCGGGGATCCCCAAATTGCCGCGCTGA